The Haloprofundus salinisoli region CCGAGGTCGCGAGACGGGCGAAAGTGGCAGTCGTTCGACCGGCGAATCGACCGGCGAACGCCCACTCAGACGATGGCCCAGTCGTCGACGATGAGGCCGTCGACGCCGTCGAGAACCAACTGCTCGGCGTCGGACGCGGTCGGGACGGTCCATCCGTTCACCTCGAATCCGGCATCGTGCGCCGTCTGTATACGACCCGGGTCGTCGAGGCAGAGTCGGTACTCCGGGTGAAGATAGCGACAGCCGAGTTCGGTCGCCGTGTCGAGGTTCCGCTTCCACGACCCCGCGAACAACAGCGCCGTATAGAGGTCGCTCACCTCCCCGAGTTCGGAGAGCGCCTCCGGGAGAAACGAGGAGACGAACACGTCGTTCGGGACGTGCTCGCAGGAATCGGCGACCTCCGCGGCCGCTCCCCCGTGTTTGAGTTCGACGTTTACGGCCACGTCGGTCGGAACCGCGGCCAAAAGCTCGGAGAGCAGGGGAATCGTCGTATCGTCGCAGACGGCGGATTCGTTGCGCTCGTCGCGCTCACGCCGTTCGCTCACAGTGTCGGTCTCGCACACGACGAGCTCGCGGAGGTCGCGCCACGGCGTCTCGCGGACGCGACCCGACCCCTCGGTGAGGCGGTCGAGCGTCTTGTCGTGGAAGACGACGAGTTCACCCGTCGAACACTGCTGTACGTCGATTTCGACAGCATCGACGTGAGGTACGGCGCGTCGAACCGCGGCGACGGTGTTCTCCGGCGCGTAGACGGGACAGCCGCGGTGACCGATGAGTCGCATACCTCCCCGTTCGGCCGGAGGAATCTCAACCTACTGGGTGAAGTCGTCAACGTGGATCTGTGCGGAC contains the following coding sequences:
- a CDS encoding glycerophosphodiester phosphodiesterase; amino-acid sequence: MRLIGHRGCPVYAPENTVAAVRRAVPHVDAVEIDVQQCSTGELVVFHDKTLDRLTEGSGRVRETPWRDLRELVVCETDTVSERRERDERNESAVCDDTTIPLLSELLAAVPTDVAVNVELKHGGAAAEVADSCEHVPNDVFVSSFLPEALSELGEVSDLYTALLFAGSWKRNLDTATELGCRYLHPEYRLCLDDPGRIQTAHDAGFEVNGWTVPTASDAEQLVLDGVDGLIVDDWAIV